GTCGCGCTGGCTGCCGCTCGTGCTGACGCTGCAATTGCTCGTGCTCGGCGCCTGCTGCTGGCTGGCGGTGCGGCTCGCGACGCGCCCGCTCAATCAGCTCGCAGTCGCGGCCGACACGCTCGGCCCTGACCTGAAGGCCGACCGTCTGCCCGAAGCCGGTCCGTCCGAAGTGGCGCGCGCCGCGCGCGCGTTCAACGCGATGCAGGATCGGATCGCCACGTACATGACCGAGCGCATGCAGATTCTCGCGGCGATTTCGCACGATCTGCAGACGCCGATCACGCGCATGCGTCTGCGCGTCGACACGATGGACGACGACAGCGAAGCCGCGAAGCTGCGCCAGGACCTGCAGGAAATGGAGGCGCTGGTCAAGGAAGGGGTCACCTATGCGCGCACGATGCACGGCACGACCGAAGTGCCGCGCCGCATCGATCCCGATGCACTGTTCGATAGTCTCGTCTGCGATTACGTGGACGCCGGTCAGCAAGTGTCGCTGCAGGGCCAGTTCGGCCAGTCGCTGAGGTTGCGTCCACAGGCGTTGAAGCGCATCGTCGGCAATCTGGTCGATAACGCGCTGAGGTACGCCGGCGCCGCGCATATCGAGATCGGCGCGTTGCACGATGGCGAGGCGACCGTGTCGGTGCTCGATCGCGGTCCCGGCATTCCGGCCGAGTCGCTGGAGACGGTGTTCGAGCCGTTCGTGCGACTCGAAGATTCGCGCAATCGTCAAACAGGCGGCACGGGGCTGGGACTCGCGATCGCGCGGCAACTCGCGCTTTCGATGGACGCGACGCTCACGCTGCACAACCGCGTTGGCGGCGGCCTCGAAGCGCGGCTGACGTTGAGGAAGTTGCGCGAGTCATAGTTGGACCCAAAACCCGCCACTGCGAAATCGTCATCGGGTTTGGACCATTGATGACGTTCGCGCGTCATTCCGAGCTGTCGCTCAGCTGCTTATCAGTAGTTCTGAGCGACCACATTTTCAGCTCGCTTCAGCGATTCCCATCATTCGAGAAAACCGCGTTGGTGATGCGACACGTCGCATTATTTTTAAATCATCGATATTGAATGCGACTTATCGATGCGAGCGGCGATAAATTGACAAACGTCAGCGGACAGACCATTCTTTTCGTGTGGTGGTT
The nucleotide sequence above comes from Paraburkholderia youngii. Encoded proteins:
- a CDS encoding ATP-binding protein translates to MSVSVSPSLLRWPHWPRTLFARLAVILFVGLALAQALSFWLTMTERDQTMTNIMMGYIEREVASSVALLDHLPPDERAQWLPRLARRSYEFVLGEGVAGAPVDASLSARVAQSIGDGIGTRYPLTVNAVPGDRERLQVHLKLSDGTPLTIDLRPMPGAPLSRWLPLVLTLQLLVLGACCWLAVRLATRPLNQLAVAADTLGPDLKADRLPEAGPSEVARAARAFNAMQDRIATYMTERMQILAAISHDLQTPITRMRLRVDTMDDDSEAAKLRQDLQEMEALVKEGVTYARTMHGTTEVPRRIDPDALFDSLVCDYVDAGQQVSLQGQFGQSLRLRPQALKRIVGNLVDNALRYAGAAHIEIGALHDGEATVSVLDRGPGIPAESLETVFEPFVRLEDSRNRQTGGTGLGLAIARQLALSMDATLTLHNRVGGGLEARLTLRKLRES